A section of the Rubritalea squalenifaciens DSM 18772 genome encodes:
- a CDS encoding sulfatase, whose protein sequence is MKLSLTLVLCLQIIAHADIINISFHANDTTVSGFNTRPDGSVVSAGTNGSEYWNNFKSTGTNAQGLSFTNESILKGDGASSGATLSVTSGYAGTNSNGWISGSDDHVMYEGWYGIRSTENLVINNLPTAFTTEGYRVVIFGDSNSNSRTMNYTIDAVTKTIQDNGTFGGSIQEGVNQTSFSGLSGSSFTLTGNPGSGDTRSAICGIQIISNNHPQRPFIDSFSSSDYYLDPSDTNATVSWKCGGAPSSVTIKDQNENIVLSTTDIEGTTVITPSTTTTYTLTATNAAGSSTQNIRVGAGPSRPNIIFFLVDDMGWQDTSEPFLYDSSGNEVITALNQRYRTPNMEILADRGMKFTNAYAMPVCTPTRNCWITGQNSVRHHVTNWTSPSGGETGNNTTTTHNSPSNWERSGLSSTYLTLPSLLQSAGYRTIHAGKAHFGSSAYAREPLNIGFDVNIAGNQIGHPGSYTGTYGAGGSHAVPGLDEYHNTGTHLSEALTLEMNKAIEQSVNDGTPFFAYMAHYAVHAPFQADSRFTANYPTLTGGELAYATLIEGMDKSLGDIMAKLEQLGVAEDTIIVFMSDNGGDAPLGDVNNSNAPLRHKKGSKYEGGIREPFIVAWCNPDSENEHQQVTPIPLGAKEDDLIAVFDLYPTFAALAKTSVQNHVDGFDLTGYFKGDSGTHRPQQLLIHFPHDHRSDYFTIYRENEWKLIYNYASNNYELYNLIDDISESTDLSSSEPERVMEMARKMAISLNEAGAQWPTFESNNADDPFFMPILPGVDLDNDQLDDNAEDPNNNGLVDAGETNPDLIDSDGDGSDDGTEFKTGTDPLSAKSTFKARPILDQSTGHFTLSWPSKPGATYIIKSSTTLLEASWTTVQSNIPAHPTLSETIYDLGELISPTQFYKIEIE, encoded by the coding sequence ATGAAACTCAGCCTCACACTTGTTCTCTGTCTGCAGATCATCGCACACGCAGACATCATTAATATCAGCTTCCATGCAAATGATACAACTGTGTCAGGCTTCAACACTAGGCCCGACGGATCCGTTGTCTCAGCTGGCACGAATGGAAGTGAATATTGGAATAACTTTAAGAGCACAGGTACGAATGCTCAGGGACTCAGCTTTACAAATGAATCCATCTTGAAGGGAGATGGCGCCAGTTCAGGAGCCACACTCTCGGTTACTTCAGGCTATGCTGGCACCAACAGCAATGGATGGATCTCTGGTTCAGATGACCACGTCATGTATGAGGGCTGGTACGGAATTCGCAGCACAGAAAATCTGGTGATTAACAATCTGCCTACGGCTTTCACTACCGAAGGATATAGAGTGGTTATCTTCGGTGATTCCAATAGTAACTCTAGAACGATGAACTACACCATTGATGCAGTTACCAAAACGATCCAAGACAATGGTACATTCGGAGGTTCGATCCAGGAAGGAGTCAACCAGACATCGTTTTCCGGATTGAGCGGATCCAGCTTCACTCTCACCGGCAACCCAGGTAGTGGCGACACCCGTTCAGCTATTTGCGGGATACAAATTATCTCTAACAACCACCCTCAACGTCCCTTCATTGATAGCTTCAGCTCATCAGACTATTATCTTGATCCCAGTGACACCAACGCAACCGTAAGTTGGAAATGCGGTGGTGCACCCAGTTCCGTCACGATCAAAGACCAAAACGAAAACATCGTACTATCTACGACAGACATTGAAGGAACCACTGTTATCACACCGTCAACAACCACGACATACACCCTTACAGCAACGAACGCCGCTGGCTCCTCTACTCAAAATATCCGAGTTGGGGCAGGCCCATCCAGACCTAATATCATCTTCTTCTTGGTTGATGATATGGGATGGCAGGACACCTCTGAACCATTCCTCTACGATTCCAGTGGCAATGAAGTCATCACCGCACTCAACCAGAGATACCGCACCCCCAATATGGAGATATTGGCGGACCGAGGCATGAAATTTACCAATGCCTATGCGATGCCTGTTTGTACACCAACTCGAAACTGCTGGATAACCGGCCAAAATTCAGTACGACATCACGTCACGAACTGGACCAGCCCAAGTGGTGGAGAAACAGGTAATAATACAACTACTACACACAATTCACCCAGCAATTGGGAGAGAAGCGGTTTGTCATCCACCTACCTCACTCTGCCCAGCCTCCTACAATCGGCGGGCTATCGGACCATTCACGCGGGTAAAGCGCACTTCGGTTCATCAGCCTATGCTCGCGAACCTCTCAATATAGGCTTTGATGTCAACATCGCTGGTAACCAGATCGGTCACCCCGGTTCCTATACAGGCACCTACGGTGCTGGAGGAAGCCATGCAGTACCCGGACTAGATGAATACCACAACACAGGTACTCACCTCTCTGAGGCCCTCACTCTTGAAATGAACAAGGCCATAGAGCAATCAGTCAATGACGGCACTCCATTTTTTGCCTACATGGCGCACTATGCTGTACATGCTCCATTCCAGGCAGATTCCCGCTTTACCGCGAATTACCCCACCCTCACAGGCGGAGAACTAGCCTACGCAACCTTGATCGAAGGAATGGACAAGTCACTAGGTGACATCATGGCCAAACTAGAGCAACTGGGAGTCGCCGAAGACACCATTATTGTATTCATGTCCGACAATGGTGGAGATGCACCACTGGGTGACGTCAATAATTCAAACGCTCCTCTGAGACACAAAAAAGGATCAAAATATGAGGGTGGAATACGCGAACCTTTCATCGTAGCATGGTGCAACCCTGATTCAGAAAATGAACACCAGCAAGTTACACCTATACCTCTAGGAGCCAAAGAAGACGACTTGATTGCCGTGTTTGACCTCTACCCTACCTTTGCTGCACTTGCGAAAACCTCTGTCCAGAACCATGTCGATGGATTTGATCTAACAGGGTACTTCAAAGGAGATTCAGGAACTCACAGGCCGCAGCAACTACTGATTCATTTCCCCCACGACCACCGGTCGGATTACTTTACCATATATCGTGAGAATGAATGGAAGCTGATCTACAATTACGCTTCTAACAACTACGAACTATATAATCTTATTGATGACATTTCAGAATCCACTGACCTCTCATCATCAGAGCCTGAACGCGTCATGGAAATGGCCAGAAAGATGGCTATAAGCCTTAATGAAGCAGGCGCACAGTGGCCTACTTTTGAATCAAACAATGCGGATGACCCCTTCTTCATGCCTATCCTTCCAGGTGTAGACTTAGATAATGACCAACTAGACGACAACGCTGAAGACCCTAACAACAACGGCCTTGTTGATGCAGGTGAAACCAACCCCGATTTAATAGACTCTGACGGCGACGGCAGCGATGACGGGACAGAGTTTAAAACAGGCACGGATCCACTGAGCGCCAAATCGACTTTCAAGGCACGCCCAATTCTCGACCAATCGACAGGTCACTTCACCCTATCATGGCCATCCAAGCCAGGCGCTACCTATATAATCAAATCATCAACTACTCTGCTCGAGGCAAGTTGGACCACAGTGCAGTCGAACATACCAGCTCACCCCACCTTATCAGAAA